From Oreochromis niloticus isolate F11D_XX linkage group LG14, O_niloticus_UMD_NMBU, whole genome shotgun sequence, one genomic window encodes:
- the siae gene encoding sialate O-acetylesterase isoform X1, giving the protein MAATLCVVFALLASVHTCDGKLRFASYYGDHMVLQKSPERAVLWGYGPEGAQVTVSLSGLFKQQASPVTVTNGIWQVTLDPVAAGGPYNVTAKVQNDSATLTDVLFGDIWMCGGQSNMWFNMTQIFNATEELSVVAKYPYVRPFMVALKTSDIELMDLIEVEIPWSVPTARVVEEFSAVCWLFGRYMYETLKYPIGLVESCWGGTPVEVWSSSRALKQCQEVPVVHGPKENSILWNSMIHPLLNMTIKGALWYQGEANAEYNQDKYNCSFPAMIDDWRMAFHQGSGGQTAPDFPFGFVQLSTYIKSSKDDGFPNIRWHQTADFGFVPNLRMKKTFMAVALDLPDATSPYGTIHPRDKQDVAYRLTLGARAVAYEEENVPFLGPFPKEIASTQEYVNITYDQAVSVTSSKDVFEVCCSDIWAPCGPKSLWLQTPIVEWDLTTIQVSAAVCQSSKVAAVRYAWRDWPCEFKACPVYSASRILPAPPFIINHSSWKGGVWKSY; this is encoded by the exons ATGGCTGCTacactttgtgttgtttttgcacttttagCTTCTGTTCACACTTGTG ATGGGAAGTTGCGCTTTGCCTCCTACTATGGAGACCACATGGTGCTGCAGAAGTCTCCAGAGAGAGCTGTGCTGTGGGGATATGGCCCCGAGGGTGCACAGGTTACCGTCTCCTTGTCAGGTTTATTTAAACAGCAAGCCTCACCGGTCACTGTTACAAACG gcaTTTGGCAAGTGACCCTTGACCCCGTTGCTGCTGGTGGTCCATATAATGTGACAGCAAAAGTTCAAAACGATTCAGCTACTCTTACAGATGTGCTGTTTGGAGACATTTGGATGTGTGGAGGGCAGAGCAACATGTGGTTTAACATGACTCAG ATTTTCAATGCAACAGAGGAGCTGTCTGTTGTTGCTAAGTATCCTTATGTGAGGCCTTTTATGGTAGCCTTGAAGACAAGTGACATCGAGTTAATGGATCTGATAGAAGTAGAGATTCCCTGGTCTGTGCCCACTGCCC GTGTGGTGGAAGAGTTTTCTGCTGTGTGCTGGCTCTTTGGACGTTACATGTATGAGACCTTGAAGTACCCCATAGGACTGGTGGAGTCCTGTTGGGGTGGCACACCGGTCGAAGTGTGGTCATCTTCAAGAGCCCTGAAACAGTGTCAAGAAGTTCCAGTTGTACACGG ACCTAAAGAAAATTCTATTTTGTGGAATTCAATGATCCACCCATTGCTCAATATGACCATCAAAGGAGCCCTCTGGTACCAAG GTGAGGCCAATGCAGAGTATAACCAGGACAAGTACAACTGTTCCTTCCCGGCTATGATTGATGACTGGAGGATGGCATTTCATCAGGGCTCAGGGGGGCAAACAGCTCCCGACTTCCCCTTTGGGTTCGTCCAG CTGTCCACTTACATAAAGAGCTCCAAAGATGATGGCTTTCCAAACATCCGCTGGCACCAAACAGCAGACTTTGGTTTTGTTCCCAACCTCAGGATGAAGAAAACCTTCATGGCTGTGGCTTTGGATTTACCAGATGCAACTTCGCCGTATGGCAC gaTCCATCCCCGAGACAAGCAGGATGTAGCCTATAGACTGACACTGGGTGCTAGGGCTGTGGCTTATGAGGAAGAGAACGTGCCCTTCCTCGGACCTTTCCCCAAAGAAATTGCTTCCACTCAGGAGTATGTCAACATTACCTATGACCAGGCAGTCTCTGTTACATCATCCAAAGACGTCTTTGAG GTCTGTTGCTCGGATATTTGGGCTCCGTGTGGGCCTAAGTCCCTTTGGCTTCAAACTCCTATAGTAGAGTGGGATCTGACCACCATCCAGGTGTCAGCTGCTGTGTGTCAGTCGTCTAAAGTTGCTGCTGTTCGATACGCTTGGAGAGACTGGCCCTGTGAGTTTAAAGCCTGTCCCGTCTACAGCGCCAGTCGAATTTTACCAGCTCCTCCTTTTATCATCAATCACTCTTCATGGAAAGGAGGCGTTTGGAAAAGCTACTAA
- the siae gene encoding sialate O-acetylesterase isoform X2, with protein MVLQKSPERAVLWGYGPEGAQVTVSLSGLFKQQASPVTVTNGIWQVTLDPVAAGGPYNVTAKVQNDSATLTDVLFGDIWMCGGQSNMWFNMTQIFNATEELSVVAKYPYVRPFMVALKTSDIELMDLIEVEIPWSVPTARVVEEFSAVCWLFGRYMYETLKYPIGLVESCWGGTPVEVWSSSRALKQCQEVPVVHGPKENSILWNSMIHPLLNMTIKGALWYQGEANAEYNQDKYNCSFPAMIDDWRMAFHQGSGGQTAPDFPFGFVQLSTYIKSSKDDGFPNIRWHQTADFGFVPNLRMKKTFMAVALDLPDATSPYGTIHPRDKQDVAYRLTLGARAVAYEEENVPFLGPFPKEIASTQEYVNITYDQAVSVTSSKDVFEVCCSDIWAPCGPKSLWLQTPIVEWDLTTIQVSAAVCQSSKVAAVRYAWRDWPCEFKACPVYSASRILPAPPFIINHSSWKGGVWKSY; from the exons ATGGTGCTGCAGAAGTCTCCAGAGAGAGCTGTGCTGTGGGGATATGGCCCCGAGGGTGCACAGGTTACCGTCTCCTTGTCAGGTTTATTTAAACAGCAAGCCTCACCGGTCACTGTTACAAACG gcaTTTGGCAAGTGACCCTTGACCCCGTTGCTGCTGGTGGTCCATATAATGTGACAGCAAAAGTTCAAAACGATTCAGCTACTCTTACAGATGTGCTGTTTGGAGACATTTGGATGTGTGGAGGGCAGAGCAACATGTGGTTTAACATGACTCAG ATTTTCAATGCAACAGAGGAGCTGTCTGTTGTTGCTAAGTATCCTTATGTGAGGCCTTTTATGGTAGCCTTGAAGACAAGTGACATCGAGTTAATGGATCTGATAGAAGTAGAGATTCCCTGGTCTGTGCCCACTGCCC GTGTGGTGGAAGAGTTTTCTGCTGTGTGCTGGCTCTTTGGACGTTACATGTATGAGACCTTGAAGTACCCCATAGGACTGGTGGAGTCCTGTTGGGGTGGCACACCGGTCGAAGTGTGGTCATCTTCAAGAGCCCTGAAACAGTGTCAAGAAGTTCCAGTTGTACACGG ACCTAAAGAAAATTCTATTTTGTGGAATTCAATGATCCACCCATTGCTCAATATGACCATCAAAGGAGCCCTCTGGTACCAAG GTGAGGCCAATGCAGAGTATAACCAGGACAAGTACAACTGTTCCTTCCCGGCTATGATTGATGACTGGAGGATGGCATTTCATCAGGGCTCAGGGGGGCAAACAGCTCCCGACTTCCCCTTTGGGTTCGTCCAG CTGTCCACTTACATAAAGAGCTCCAAAGATGATGGCTTTCCAAACATCCGCTGGCACCAAACAGCAGACTTTGGTTTTGTTCCCAACCTCAGGATGAAGAAAACCTTCATGGCTGTGGCTTTGGATTTACCAGATGCAACTTCGCCGTATGGCAC gaTCCATCCCCGAGACAAGCAGGATGTAGCCTATAGACTGACACTGGGTGCTAGGGCTGTGGCTTATGAGGAAGAGAACGTGCCCTTCCTCGGACCTTTCCCCAAAGAAATTGCTTCCACTCAGGAGTATGTCAACATTACCTATGACCAGGCAGTCTCTGTTACATCATCCAAAGACGTCTTTGAG GTCTGTTGCTCGGATATTTGGGCTCCGTGTGGGCCTAAGTCCCTTTGGCTTCAAACTCCTATAGTAGAGTGGGATCTGACCACCATCCAGGTGTCAGCTGCTGTGTGTCAGTCGTCTAAAGTTGCTGCTGTTCGATACGCTTGGAGAGACTGGCCCTGTGAGTTTAAAGCCTGTCCCGTCTACAGCGCCAGTCGAATTTTACCAGCTCCTCCTTTTATCATCAATCACTCTTCATGGAAAGGAGGCGTTTGGAAAAGCTACTAA
- the tbrg1 gene encoding transforming growth factor beta regulator 1 isoform X2, producing the protein MESLNTFESEMEADGQGNYSLFPALDSIATLSGTTETLESEPPSEIAEKPNLTWLDAAQIVLEEAGRPMHIKEIKQRIIDRGLVQSNAKSSLEAVMYRETDEERQQALQAFTAQSFLSSPQQNTISGSGSGVSAPTFPSPTTSSEHKAKGKRGPRKNQNEKYRLKYLRLRKAARAMIFENAALCDEVAHIEEKFLRAKEERRFLLKSLLQYQSLSEGELLPTPGSSSHPPLPPVGLSSGPSGVSGLSTTHSVSSTVPTGEEGALKKPKKERKERGRENGKEELPKKMSKKRKLADGSRKVVQPIPLDSSGRPVFPIVLGGLTVYSLGEIITDRMLFHDECAIYPVGFCSTRIFASMKNPEQQCLYTCQIKDGGTGPQFEIVPEEDPQNAIVASSALTCHANLLKAIASVSSKSVVSIVPSGADFFGFSHPTIQNLIQSCPGARKCSNYRWIRFEVSRPGDGQVPHSLSEDDASINFEAFQRHHSFENIKTEHITGQTPQSPSSSHQHHLTSPTMKASTSYFSS; encoded by the exons ATGGAATCCCTCAACACGTTTGAATCTGAGATGGAGGCTGATGGACAGGGGAACTACTCTCTGTTTCCTGCTCTGGACAGCATTGCAACTCTGTCTGGCACCACTGAAACTCTGGAGAG TGAACCACCCAGTGAAATAGCAGAGAAACCGAACCTGACGTGGCTCGATGCTGCGCAG ATTGTTTTGGAGGAAGCGGGACGTCCCATGCACATAAAGGAAATTAAACAGAGAATCATCGACAGGGGACTTGTTCAATCCAA TGCAAAATCAAGCTTGGAAGCTGTCATGTACCGCGAG ACTGATGAGGAGCGGCAACAGGCCCTGCAGGCTTTCACTGCCCAGTCTTTCCTCAGCTCGCCTCAGCAGAATACCATTTCTGGTTCTGGGTCAGGAGTCTCAGCACCCACCTTCCCATCTCCCACTACCTCCTCTGAGCATAAGGCCAAGGGGAAGAGGGGTCCACGAAAGAACCAGAACGAAAAGTATAGGCTCAAGTACCTCCGGCTGCGCAAAGCTGCTCGTGCCATGATATTT GAGAATGCAGCTCTCTGCGATGAAGTTGCTCACATAGAAGAAAAGTTTCTGAGAGCAAAGGAGGAGCGGAG gttCTTACTAAAATCCTTGTTGCAATACCAGTCTCTGTCAGAGGGGGAGCTACTGCCCACACCCGGCTCAAGCTCTCATCCACCTTTGCCACCAGTGGGATTGTCCTCAGGTCCTTCCGGGGTTTCAGGTCTGTCCACTACTCACAGTGTGTCATCAACAGTGCCAACAGGCGAAGAAGGAGCacttaaaaaacccaaaaaggaaaggaaggagcGGGGCAGGGAGAATGGAAAGGAGGAAC TTCCAAAGAAGATGTCCAAGAAGCGAAAACTCGCAGACGGCTCACGGAAGGTGGTGCAACCCATCCCTCTCGACTCTTCCGGCCGTCCTGTGTTTCCCATAGTACTGGGAGGTTTGACAGTCTACAGTCTGGGCGAG ATCATCACAGACAGAATGCTGTTTCATGACGAGTGTGCCATCTACCCAGTGGGCTTCTGCAGCACACGCATCTTTGCCAGCATGAAAAACCCAGAGCAGCAGTGCCTCTACACCTGCCAAATCAAGGACGGGGGAACAGGCCCACAG TTTGAGATCGTGCCTGAAGAGGACCCTCAGAATGCGATCGTGGCCTCCTCCGCCCTGACGTGCCATGCCAATCTACTGAAGGCCATCGCGTCTGTGAG TTCCAAGTCCGTGGTGTCGATTGTTCCATCAGGAGCAGACTTCTTTGGATTCTCTCATCCCACCATACAGAATCTCATCCAGAGCTGTCCTGGAGCTCGCAAGTGTAGCAA CTACAGATGGATTCGTTTTGAGGTGTCTCGCCCTGGCGATGGCCAGGTCCCTCACAGCCTATCAGAGGATGACGCCTCAATCAACTTTGAAGCATTCCAGAGGCACCACAGCTTTGAGAACATCAAGACAGAGCATATCACAG GACAGACACCACAGTCTCCTAGTTCATCTCATCAGCATCACCTGACCTCCCCCACCATGAAGGCTTCGACCTCATATTTCAGCTCCTGA
- the tbrg1 gene encoding transforming growth factor beta regulator 1 isoform X1, translated as MESLNTFESEMEADGQGNYSLFPALDSIATLSGTTETLESEPPSEIAEKPNLTWLDAAQIVLEEAGRPMHIKEIKQRIIDRGLVQSNAKSSLEAVMYRETQKGSRRFKRIENRNGVFALLTDEERQQALQAFTAQSFLSSPQQNTISGSGSGVSAPTFPSPTTSSEHKAKGKRGPRKNQNEKYRLKYLRLRKAARAMIFENAALCDEVAHIEEKFLRAKEERRFLLKSLLQYQSLSEGELLPTPGSSSHPPLPPVGLSSGPSGVSGLSTTHSVSSTVPTGEEGALKKPKKERKERGRENGKEELPKKMSKKRKLADGSRKVVQPIPLDSSGRPVFPIVLGGLTVYSLGEIITDRMLFHDECAIYPVGFCSTRIFASMKNPEQQCLYTCQIKDGGTGPQFEIVPEEDPQNAIVASSALTCHANLLKAIASVSSKSVVSIVPSGADFFGFSHPTIQNLIQSCPGARKCSNYRWIRFEVSRPGDGQVPHSLSEDDASINFEAFQRHHSFENIKTEHITGQTPQSPSSSHQHHLTSPTMKASTSYFSS; from the exons ATGGAATCCCTCAACACGTTTGAATCTGAGATGGAGGCTGATGGACAGGGGAACTACTCTCTGTTTCCTGCTCTGGACAGCATTGCAACTCTGTCTGGCACCACTGAAACTCTGGAGAG TGAACCACCCAGTGAAATAGCAGAGAAACCGAACCTGACGTGGCTCGATGCTGCGCAG ATTGTTTTGGAGGAAGCGGGACGTCCCATGCACATAAAGGAAATTAAACAGAGAATCATCGACAGGGGACTTGTTCAATCCAA TGCAAAATCAAGCTTGGAAGCTGTCATGTACCGCGAG ACACAAAAAGGCAGCAGGAGATTCAAGAGGATTGAAAACAGAAACGGAGTCTTTGCTCTGCTG ACTGATGAGGAGCGGCAACAGGCCCTGCAGGCTTTCACTGCCCAGTCTTTCCTCAGCTCGCCTCAGCAGAATACCATTTCTGGTTCTGGGTCAGGAGTCTCAGCACCCACCTTCCCATCTCCCACTACCTCCTCTGAGCATAAGGCCAAGGGGAAGAGGGGTCCACGAAAGAACCAGAACGAAAAGTATAGGCTCAAGTACCTCCGGCTGCGCAAAGCTGCTCGTGCCATGATATTT GAGAATGCAGCTCTCTGCGATGAAGTTGCTCACATAGAAGAAAAGTTTCTGAGAGCAAAGGAGGAGCGGAG gttCTTACTAAAATCCTTGTTGCAATACCAGTCTCTGTCAGAGGGGGAGCTACTGCCCACACCCGGCTCAAGCTCTCATCCACCTTTGCCACCAGTGGGATTGTCCTCAGGTCCTTCCGGGGTTTCAGGTCTGTCCACTACTCACAGTGTGTCATCAACAGTGCCAACAGGCGAAGAAGGAGCacttaaaaaacccaaaaaggaaaggaaggagcGGGGCAGGGAGAATGGAAAGGAGGAAC TTCCAAAGAAGATGTCCAAGAAGCGAAAACTCGCAGACGGCTCACGGAAGGTGGTGCAACCCATCCCTCTCGACTCTTCCGGCCGTCCTGTGTTTCCCATAGTACTGGGAGGTTTGACAGTCTACAGTCTGGGCGAG ATCATCACAGACAGAATGCTGTTTCATGACGAGTGTGCCATCTACCCAGTGGGCTTCTGCAGCACACGCATCTTTGCCAGCATGAAAAACCCAGAGCAGCAGTGCCTCTACACCTGCCAAATCAAGGACGGGGGAACAGGCCCACAG TTTGAGATCGTGCCTGAAGAGGACCCTCAGAATGCGATCGTGGCCTCCTCCGCCCTGACGTGCCATGCCAATCTACTGAAGGCCATCGCGTCTGTGAG TTCCAAGTCCGTGGTGTCGATTGTTCCATCAGGAGCAGACTTCTTTGGATTCTCTCATCCCACCATACAGAATCTCATCCAGAGCTGTCCTGGAGCTCGCAAGTGTAGCAA CTACAGATGGATTCGTTTTGAGGTGTCTCGCCCTGGCGATGGCCAGGTCCCTCACAGCCTATCAGAGGATGACGCCTCAATCAACTTTGAAGCATTCCAGAGGCACCACAGCTTTGAGAACATCAAGACAGAGCATATCACAG GACAGACACCACAGTCTCCTAGTTCATCTCATCAGCATCACCTGACCTCCCCCACCATGAAGGCTTCGACCTCATATTTCAGCTCCTGA